Proteins found in one Rhinolophus ferrumequinum isolate MPI-CBG mRhiFer1 chromosome 9, mRhiFer1_v1.p, whole genome shotgun sequence genomic segment:
- the DSP gene encoding desmoplakin isoform X1, with translation MSCNGGSHPRINTLGRMTRAESGPDLRYEVTCSGGGGGGGGGGGGGGTSRMYYSPALHTVNDQNSDGYCQTGTVSRHQNQNTIQELLQNCSDCLMRAELIVQPELKYGDGMQLVRSRELDEYFAQASDQMEITDSLIREMRQMGQPCDAYQKRLLQLQEQMRALYKAISVPRVRRASSKGGGGYTCQSGSGWDEFTKRLTSECLGWMRQQRAEMDMISWGVDLASVEQHIGSHRAIHNAIGDYRWQLDKIKADLREKSAIYQLEEEYENLLKGSFERMDHLRQLQNIIQATSREIMWINDCEEEELLYDWSDKNTNIAQKQEAFSIRMRQLEVKEKELNKLKQESDQLVLNQHPASDKIEAYMDTLQTQWSWILQITKCIDVHLKENAAYFQFFEEAQSTEAYLKGLQDSIRKKYSCDKNMPLQCLLEQIKELEKEREKILEYKRQVQNLVNKSKKIVQLKPRNPDYRSNKPIILRALCDYKQDQKIVHKGDECILKDNNERSKWYVTGPGGVDMLVPSVSLIIPPPNPLAVDLAGKIEQYYEAILALWNQLYINMKSLVSWHYCMIDIEKIRAMTIAKLKTMRQEDYMKTISDLELHYQEFIRNSQGSEMFGDDDKRKMQSQFTDAQKHYQTLVIQLPGHPQHQTVTTTEITHVGSCQDVNHNKVIETNRENDKQETWMLIELQKIRRQMELCEVRMTLKNILQADQGSSHHITVKINELKGVQNDSQAIAEVLNQLKDMLANFRGSEKYCYLQNEVFGLFQKLENINGVTDGYLNSLCTVRSLLQAILQTEDMLKVYEARLTEEETVCLDLDKVEAYRCGLKKIKNDLNLKKSLLATMKTELQKAQQIHSQTSQQYQLYDLDLGKFNEKVTQLGDRWQRIDKQIDYRLWDLEKQIKQLRNYRDNYQAFCKWLYDAKRRQDSLESMKFGDSNTVMRFLNEQKNLHGEISGKRDKSEEVQKIAELCANSIKDYELQLASYTSGLETLLNIPIKRTMVQSPSGMILQEASDMHARYIELLTRSGDYYRFLSEMLKSLEDLKLKNTKIEVLEEELRLARDANSENCNKNKFLDQNLQKYQTECSQFKAKLVSLEELKRQAELDGKAAKQNLDKCYSQIKELNEKITRLTYEIEDEKRRRKTVEDRFDQQKNDYDQLQKARQCEKESLGWQKIESEKTIKEKEFEIERLRVLLQEESARKREYENELAKVRNHYNEEMSNLRNKFETEINITKTTMKEISMQKEDDSKNLRNQLDRLSRENRDLKDEIVRLNDSILQTTEQRRRAEENALQQKACGSEIMQKKQHLEIELKQVIQQRSEENARHKQSLEEAAKTIQDKNKEIERLKAEFQEEAKRRWEYENELAKVRNSYDEEIISLKNQFETEINITKTTIHQLTMQKEEDTSGYRAQIDNLTRENRSLSEEIKRLKNTLVQTTENLRRVEENVQQQKSTGSELSQRKQQLEIELRQVTQIRTEESLRYKQSLDDAAKTIQDKNKEIERLKQLVETETNERKCLEDENAKLQRVQYDLQKANSSATETISKLKVQEKELTRLKIDYERISQERSVKDQDIARFQNSLKDLQLQKQKVEDELNWLKRTASEDSSKRKQLEEELEGMRRSLKEQAVKITSLTQQLEQVSIVKKRSEDELRQQRDVLDGHLREKQRTQEELRRLSLEVEALKRQLLQEQENVKQAHLRNEHFQKAIEDKSRCLNESKIEIERLQSLTENLTKEHLMLEEELRNLRLEYDDLRRSRSEVDSDKNTTISELRSELQISNNRTLELQGLINDLQRERENLRQEIEQFQKQALEASNRIHESKNQCTQVVQERESLLVKIKVLEQDKIRLQRLEDELNRMKATLETESRVKQRLECEKQQIQNDLNQWKTQYSRKEEAIRKIESEREKSEREKNSLRSEIERLQAEIKRIEERCRRKLEDSTRETQSQLETERSRLQREIDKLKQRPYGSHRETQTECEWTVDSSKLVFDGLRKKVTAMQLYECQLIDKTTLDKLLKGKKSVEEVASEIQPFLRGAGAIAGASVSPKEKYSLVEARRKKLITPESTVMLLEAQAATGGIIDPHRNEKLTVDNAIARDLIDFDDREQIYTAEKAVTGFNDPFSGKTVSLSEAIKKNLIDRETGMRLLEAQIASGGVVDPVNSVFLPKDTALARGLIDRDLYRALNDPRDSQKNFVDPVTEKKVSYMQLRERCRIEPHTGLLLLSVQKRSMSFQGIRQPVTVTELVDSGILGLSTVNELESGRISYDEVGERIKDFLQGSSCIAGIYNETTKQKLGIYEAMKIGLVRPGTALELLEAQAATGFIVDPVSNLRLPVEEAYKRGLVGIEFKEKLLSAERAVTGYNDPETGNIISLFQAMNKELIEKGHGIRLLEAQIATGGIIDPKESHRLPVDMAYKRGYFNEELSEILSDPSDDTKGFFDPNTEENLTYLQLKERCIKDEETGLCLLPLKEKKKLVQTSQKNTLRKRRVVIVDPETNKEMSVQEAYKKGLIDYETFKELCEQECEWEEITITGSDGSTRVVLVDRKTGSQYDIQDAIDKGLVDKKFFDQYRSGSLSLTQFADMISLKNGVGSSSGMGVSVSDDVFSNSRHESVSKISTISSVRNLTIKSSSLSESLEELSPIAAIFDTENLEKISITEGIERGIVDSITGQRLLEAQACTGGIIHPTTGQKMSLKDAVSQGLVDQDMATRLKPAQKAFIGFEGVKGKKMSAAEAVKEKWLPYEAGQRFLEFQYLTGGLVDPEVHGRISTEEAIRKGFIDGRASQRLQDTSSYAKILTCPKTKLKISYKDAMNRSMVEDITGLRLLEAASVSSKGLPSPYNMSSAPGSRSGSRSGSRSGSRSGSRRGSFDATGNSSYTYSSYSFSSSSIGH, from the exons TCAAACCGGAACAGTGTCCAGGCACCAGAACCAGAACACCATCCAGGAACTTCTGCAGAACTGCTCCGATTGTTTGATGCGGGCAGAGCTGATTGTGCAGCCG GAACTGAAATATGGAGATGGGATGCAGCTAGTTCGGAGCAGAGAACTGGACGAGTATTTTGCTCAGGCCAGTGACCAGATGGAAATTACTGACAGCTTGATCAGAGAGATGCGACAGATGGGCCAGCCCTGCGATGCTTATCAGAAAAG aCTGCTTCAGCTCCAGGAGCAAATGCGAGCCCTGTATAAAGCCATCAGCGTCCCTCGAGTCCGAAGGGCAAGCTCCAAGGGTGGTGGAGGGTACACCTGTCAGAGTGGTTCCGGCTGGGATGAATTCACCAAGCGCCTCACCAGCGAATGTCTGGGGTGGATGAGGCAGCAGAGG GCGGAGATGGACATGATTTCCTGGGGCGTGGACCTGGCCTCCGTGGAGCAGCACATCGGCAGCCACAGGGCCATCCACAATGCCATCGGGGACTATCGCTGGCAGCTGGACAAAATTAAAGCCGACCTG CGTGAGAAATCTGCCATCTACCAGTTGGAGGAGGAGTATGAAAACCTGCTG AAAGGGTCTTTTGAGAGAATGGATCACTTGCGACAGCTGCAGAACATCATCCAGGCGACGTCCCGAGAGATCATGTGGATCAACGACTGCGAGGAGGAGGAGCTGCTCTATGACTGGAGTGACAAGAACACCAACATCGCTCAGAAACAGGAGGCCTTCTCC ATACGCATGAGACAACTGGAAGTTAAGGAAAAAGAGCTCAATAAGCTTAAACAAGAAAGTGACCAACTTGTTCTCAATCAGCACCCAGCTTCAGACAAAATCGAG gcATATATGGATACTCTTCAGACACAGTGGAGCTGGATTCTTCAGATCACCAAATGCATTGATGTCCATCTCAAAGAGAATGCTGCCTACTTTCAG TTTTTTGAAGAGGCCCAGTCGACTGAAGCCTACCTGAAGGGCCTTCAAGACTCCATCAGGAAGAAGTACTCCTGTGACAAGAACATGCCTTTGCAGTGCCTGCTGGAGCAGATCAAGGAGCTAGAG AAAGAACGAGAGAAAATCCTTGAATACAAGCGTCAGGTACAGAACTTGGTGAACAAGTCCAAGAAGATTGTGCAGCTGAAACCACGTAACCCAGACTACAGAAGCAATAAGCCCATTATTCTCAGGGCTTTGTGTGACTACAAACAAGACCAG AAAATTGTGCACAAAGGGGATGAGTGCATCCTGAAGGACAACAATGAGCGCAGCAAGTGGTATGTGACGGGCCCAGGAGGCGTGGACATGCTCGTTCCTTCCGTTAGTCTGATTATTCCTCCGCCGAATCCCCTGGCCGTGGACCTCGCTGGCAA GATCGAGCAGTACTACGAAGCCATCTTGGCTCTGTGGAACCAGCTCTACATCAACATGAAGAGCCTGGTTTCCTGGCACTATTGCATGATTGACATCGAGAAAATCAGGGCCATGACTATTGCCAAG CTGAAAACAATGCGgcaggaagattacatgaagacAATATCTGACCTTGAATTACATTACCAAGAGTTCATCAGAAACagccaaggctcagagatgtttgGAGATGACGACAAACGGAAAATGCAGTCTCAGTTCACGGACGCCCAGAAGCACTACCAGACACTGGTTATCCAGCTCCCTGGGCACCCCCAGCACCAGACAG TAACCACAACTGAAATCACTCATGTTGGTTCCTGCCAAGACGTCAACCATAATAAAGTAATTGAAACCAACAGAGAAAATGACAAGCAAGAAACGTGGATGCTGATAGAGCTCCAGAAGATTCGCAGGCAGATGGAGCTCTGCGAGGTCAGAATGACTCTTAAAAACATACTTCAGGCTGACCAAGGGTCTTCTCACCATatcacagtgaaaataaatgagctaaaG GGTGTGCAGAATGATTCTCAAGCAATTGCTGAAGTTCTCAATCAGCTTAAAGATATGCTAGCTAACTTCAGAGGTTCAGAAAAATACTGCTATTTACAGAATGAGGTATTTGGGCTGTTTCAGAAACTGGAAAATATCAATGGCGTTACAGATGGCTACCTAAACAG CTTATGTACAGTGAGATCATTACTCCAGGCTATTCTCCAAACAGAGGACATGTTAAAGGTTTACGAAGCTAGACTCACTGAGGAGGAAACTGTTTGCCTGGATCTGGATAAAGTGGAGGCTTACCGCTGTGGACTGAAG aaaattaaaaatgacttgaACTTGAAGAAATCATTGTTGGCCACCATGAAGACAGAACTGCAGAAAGCCCAGCAAATCCACTCCCAGACTTCTCAGCAGTATCAACTTTATGACCTGGATCTGGGCAAGTTCAATgaaaaagtcacacagctgggagatCGCTGGCAAAgaatagataaacagatagaCTACAG ATtatgggacctggagaaacaaATCAAGCAACTGAGGAATTATCGTGATAACTATCAGGCTTTCTGCAAGTGGCTCTACGATGCCAAACGCCGCCAAGATTCCTTAGAATCCATGAAGTTTGGAGATTCCAACACAGTCATGCGATTTTTGAATGAACAGAAG aaCTTGCATGGTGAAATTTCTGGCAAACGAGACAAATCAGAAGAAGTACAAAAAATTGCTGAACTTTGTGCGAATTCAATTAAG GATTACGAACTCCAGCTGGCCTCGTATACCTCAGGACTGGAAACTCTACTGAACATACCTATCAAGAGGACTATGGTTCAGTCTCCTTCTGGGATGATTCTGCAAGAG GCTTCAGATATGCATGCTCGGTACATAGAACTACTTACAAGGTCTGGAGACTATTACAGATTCTTAAGTGAGATGCTGAAGAGTTTGGAAGATCTGAAG CTGAAAAATACCAAGATTGAAGTTTTGGAAGAGGAGCTCAGACTGGCCCGAGATGCCAACTCTGAAAactgcaataaaaacaaattcctggATCAGAACCTGCAGAAATACCAGACAGAGTGTTCCCAGTTCAAAGCAAAGCTTGTGAGCCtggaggaactgaagagacaagCTGAGTTGGATGGAAAGGCAGCTAAGCAAAATCTAGACAAGTGCTATAGCCAAATAAAAGAGCTCAACGAGAAGATCACCAGACTTACTTATGAGattgaagatgaaaagagaagaagaaagactgTGGAAGACAGATTTGACCAACAGAAAAATGACTATGACCAGCTGCAGAAAGCAAGGCAATGTGAAAAGGAGAGCCTTGGCTGGCAAAAAATAGAGTCTGAGAAAACCATCAAGGAGAAGGAGTTCGAGATAGAAAGGTTGAGGGTTCTTCTGCAGGAGGAGAGCGCCCGGAAGAGAGAATATGAAAATGAGCTGGCAAAGGTAAGAAACCACTATAATGAGGAGATGAGTAATTTAAGGAACAAGTTTGAAACAGAGATTAACATTACGAAGACCACCATGAAGGAGATATCCATGCAAAAAGAGGATGATTCCAAAAATCTTAGAAATCAGCTTGATAGACTGTCAAGGGAAAATCGCGATCTGAAGGATGAAATTGTCAGGCTGAATGACAGCATCCTGCAGACCACTGAGCAGCGAAGGCGAGCTGAGGAAAATGCCCTTCAGCAAAAAGCCTGTGGCTCTGAGATTATGcaaaagaagcagcatctggagATAGAACTTAAGCAGGTCATCCAGCAGCGCTCTGAGGAGAATGCAAGACACAAGCAGTCCTTGGAGGAGGCTGCAAAGACCATTCAGGACAAAAATAAGGAGATTGAAAGACTTAAGGCTGAGTTTCAGGAGGAGGCCAAGCGCCGCTGGGAATATGAAAATGAACTGGCTAAGGTAAGAAACAGTTACGATGAGGAAATCATTAGCTTAAAAAACCAGTTTGAGACAGAGATCAACATCACCAAGACCACCATCCACCAGCTCACCATGCAGAAGGAAGAGGACACCAGTGGTTACCGAGCCCAGATAGACAACCTCACCCGAGAAAACAGGagcctatctgaagaaataaagaggCTGAAGAACACCTTAGTCCAGACCACCGAGAATCTCAGGAGGGTTGAAGAAAATGTCCAGCAGCAGAAGTCCACTGGCTCGGAGTTGTCTCAAAGAAAGCAGCAGCTGGAGATCGAGCTGAGACAGGTCACTCAGATTCGAACAGAAGAGAGCCTTAGATATAAGCAGTCTCTTGACGATGCTGCCAAGACGATCCAGGATAAAAACAAGGAGATAGAAAGGTTAAAACAACTTgtagaaacagaaacaaatgaacgGAAATGCCTGGAAGATGAAAACGCTAAATTACAAAGGGTCCAGTATGACCTGCAGAAAGCAAATAGTAGTGCAACAGAGACGATAAGCAAATTGAAGGTTCAGGAGAAAGAACTAACGCGCTTGAAAATTGACTACGAAAGGATTTCCCAGGAGAGATCCGTGAAGGACCAGGACATCGCCAGATTCCAGAATTCTCTGAAAGACTTGCAGTTGCAGAAGCAGAAAGTGGAAGATGAGCTGAATTGGCTGAAGAGGACAGCCTCAGAAGACTCCTCCAAGAGGAAGCAGCTAGAGGAGGAGCTGGAAGGCATGCGGAGGTCTTTGAAAGAGCAAGCGGTAAAAATCACCAGCCTGACCCAGCAGCTGGAGCAGGTGTCCATTGTTAAGAAAAGAAGCGAGGACGAACTTCGGCAGCAGAGGGACGTGTTGGATGGCCACCTGAGGGAGAAGCAGAGGACCCAGGAAGAGCTGAGGAGGCTCTCCTTGGAGGTTGAGGCCCTGAAGCGGCAGTTGCTCCAGGAACAAGAAAATGTCAAACAGGCTCACTTGAGGAATGAGCATTTCCAGAAGGCAATAGAAGATAAAAGCAGATGcttaaatgaaagcaaaatagaaatcGAGAGGCTGCAGTCTCTCACAGAGAACCTGACCAAGGAGCATTTGATGTTGGAGGAAGAACTACGGAACCTGAGGCTGGAATACGATGACCTCAGACGGAGCCGAAGTGAAGTTGATAGTGATAAAAACACGACTATCTCTGAACTAAGGAGCGAACTGCAGATCAGCAACAACCGAACCCTGGAACTGCAGGGGCTGATTAACGATttacagagagagagggaaaatttGAGACAGGAAATTGAGCAATTCCAAAAGCAGGCTTTAGAG gCATCAAATAGGATTCATGAATCAAAGAACCAGTGCACGCAGGTGGTGCAGGAAAGAGAGAGCCTTCTGGTGAAAATCAAAGTTCTGGAACAAGATAAGATCAGGCTGCAGAGGCTGGAGGATGAACTGAACCGTATGAAAGCAActctggagacagaaagtagggtGAAACAGCGCCTGGAGTGTGAGAAACAGCAAATCCAGAATGACCTGAATCAGTGGAAAACTCAATATTCCCGCAAGGAAGAGGCTATTAGGAAGATagagtcagaaagagaaaagagcgagagagagaagaACAGCCTTAGGAGTGAGATTGAAAGACTCCAAGCGGAGATCAAGAGAATTGAAGAGAGGTGTAGGCGAAAGTTGGAGGACTCTACCAGGGAGACACAGTCACAGTTGGAAACAGAACGCTCCCGACTTCAGAGGGAAATCGACAAACTCAAACAGCGCCCATACGGATCCCATCGGGAGACCCAGACTGAATGTGAATGGACTGTGGACTCCTCCAAGCTGGTGTTTGATGGACTGAGGAAGAAGGTGACGGCGATGCAGCTCTATGAGTGCCAGTTGATTGACAAAACAACCTTGGACAAACTGTTGAAGGGGAAAAAGTCAGTGGAAGAAGTTGCTTCTGAAATCCAGCCTTTCCTTCGGGGTGCAGGAGCTATCGCTGGAGCTTCTGTTTCTCCTAAGGAAAAGTACTCTTTGGTAGAGGCCAGGAGAAAGAAATTAATCACTCCAGAATCCACAGTCATGCTTCTGGAGGCCCAGGCAGCTACAGGTGGTATAATTGATCCCCATAGGAATGAGAAGCTGACTGTTGACAATGCAATAGCTCGGGACCTCATCGACTTCGATGACCGTGAGCAGATATATACAGCAGAAAAAGCTGTCACGGGTTTTAATGACCCATTTTCAGGCAAGACAGTATCTCTTTCAGAAGCCATCAAGAAAAATTTGATTGATAGAGAGACCGGAATGCGTCTGTTGGAAGCCCAGATTGCTTCAGGGGGTGTAGTGGACCCCGTGAACAGTGTCTTTTTGCCAAAAGATACAGCTTTAGCCCGTGGGCTGATTGACAGAGATTTGTATCGGGCCCTAAATGATCCCCGAGATAGTCAGAAAAACTTTGTTGATCCAGTCACTGAAAAGAAGGTCAGTTACATGCAGTTGAGGGAACGGTGCAGAATCGAACCTCACACTGGTCTGCTCTTGCTGTCGGTACAGAAGAGAAGTATGTCCTTCCAAGGAATCAGGCAACCTGTGACTGTCACTGAGCTGGTAGATTCTGGTATATTGGGACTATCCACTGTAAATGAACTGGAATCGGGTCGAATTTCTTATGATGAGGTTGGTGAGAGAATTAAGGACTTCCTTCAGGGTTCAAGCTGCATAGCAGGCATATACAATGAGACCACAAAGCAGAAGCTTGGCATTTATGAGGCCATGAAAATTGGCTTGGTCCGACCTGGTACTGCTCTGGAGTTGCTGGAAGCCCAAGCAGCTACTGGCTTTATAGTGGATCCTGTTAGCAACTTGAGGTTACCAGTGGAGGAAGCCTATAAAAGAGGCCTGGTGGGTATTGAGTTCAAAGAGAAGCTCCTGTCTGCAGAACGAGCTGTCACTGGGTATAATGATCCTGAAACGGGAAACATCATCTCTTTGTTCCAAGCCATGAACAAGGAACTCATCGAGAAGGGCCATGGCATTCGCTTGTTAGAAGCACAGATTGCCACCGGTGGGATCATCGACCCGAAGGAGAGCCATCGATTGCCAGTGGACATGGCATACAAGAGGGGCTACTTTAATGAGGAACTCAGTGAGATTCTCTCAGATCCAAGCGATGACACAAAAGGATTTTTTGATCCAAACACTGAAGAAAATCTTACCTATCTGCAACTAAAAGAAAGATGCATCAAGGATGAGGAAACGGGGCTCTGTCTACTGcctctgaaagaaaagaagaaactggtGCAGACATCACAGAAGAATACCCTCAGGAAACGTAGAGTGGTCATCGTCGACCCAGAAACCAACAAGGAGATGTCTGTTCAGGAGGCCTACAAGAAGGGCCTTATAGATTATGAAACCTTCAAAGAACTGTGTGAGCAGGAGTGTGAGTGGGAAGAAATAACCATTACTGGATCTGATGGCTCCACTAGGGTGGTCCTGGTAGACAGGAAGACAGGCAGTCAGTATGATATCCAAGATGCTATTGATAAGGGCCTTGTTGACAAGAAGTTCTTTGATCAGTACCGATCTGGCAGCCTCAGCCTCACTCAGTTTGCTGATATGATCTCCTTGAAAAATGGTGTTGGCAGCAGCAGTGGCATGGGTGTCAGTGTCAGTGATGATGTTTTCAGCAACTCCCGACATGAGTCAGTAAGTAAGATTTCTACCATATCCAGTGTCAGGAATTTAACCATCAAGAGCAGCTCTCTGTCTGAATCCCTGGAAGAACTGAGCCCTATTGCAGCCATCTTTGACACGGAAAACCTGGAGAAGATCTCCATTACAGAAGGTATAGAGCGGGGCATTGTGGATAGCATCACTGGGCAGAGGCTTCTGGAAGCTCAGGCTTGCACAGGTGGCATCATCCACCCAACCACCGGTCAGAAGATGTCACTTAAGGATGCCGTCTCCCAGGGCCTGGTTGACCAAGATATGGCCACCAGGCTGAAGCCTGCTCAGAAAGCTTTCATTGGCTTTGAAGGTGTGAAGGGAAAGAAGATGTCAGCAGCAGAGGCAGTGAAAGAAAAATGGCTTCCCTATGAGGCAGGTCAGCGCTTCCTGGAGTTCCAGTACCTCACTGGAGGCCTCGTTGACCCGGAAGTGCATGGGAGAATAAGCACGGAAGAAGCCATCAGAAAGGGGTTTATTGACGGCCGAGCATCTCAGAGGCTGCAAGATACCAGCAGCTATGCCAAAATTCTGACCTGCcccaaaaccaaattaaaaatatcctATAAGGATGCTATGAATCGCTCCATGGTGGAAGATATCACCGGCCTACGCCTTCTGGAGGCCGCCTCTGTTTCATCCAAGGGCTTGCCTAGCCCTTATAATATGTCTTCTGCCCCTGGCTCCCGTTCGGGCTCCCGCTCCGGGTCTCGCTCTGGTTCGCGCAGTGGGTCCCGGAGAGGAAGCTTTGATGCAACAGGGAATTCTTCCTACACTTACTCTTCCTACTCCTTTAGCAGTAGCTCTATTGGGCACTAG